A window of the Lolium perenne isolate Kyuss_39 chromosome 7, Kyuss_2.0, whole genome shotgun sequence genome harbors these coding sequences:
- the LOC127314343 gene encoding uncharacterized protein isoform X2 translates to MSEEPLNRMEGTARRRASPAGIRTRPARVEPEPPPTKRYEIGTARVAVVYYLCRNQHLEHPHFMEVPLASPQGLYLRDVMSRLDALRGKGMAAKYSWSCKRRYKNGFVWHDLSEGDLLLPSQGTEYVLKGSELQLDQSTPDHQQDSSANNAKVQLPKPAQQQESPRSTGTNQGWPSTCPSPAPTTEPAVAVVKEEAVPLSPPRVAVVSATKKILPPPAPQPALLSPPSASTIGYDEQCRMPHSGSSSDSSPKASMPSSGASSPGLNNQAAAHDAATQTDDKARRDSTKHQQGQDTAGVTPENPEIVCESHSKRRAAAEQPSGRRSGTLQSLIRAEAAGRRRGLLEEDERTATISVSGRLKPANLLMCLMTCGPHNPGSGLVRTSNKQRFTRLEYPSSSPELYPLGELKPGTTSAFTAGGSETENSASNRLDSASGKLKPSSSRGHQDGVCEEAHPSKWDSANPSRSASNNTFKAVSFHDENEKGVKMEERQ, encoded by the exons ATGTCGGAGGAGCCACTGAACAGAATGGAGGGGACAGCCAGACGGCGTGCCAGCCCAGCCGGGATACGTACCAGGCCTGCCAGGGTGGAGCCGGAGCCGCCGCCAACCAAGAGGTACGAGATAGGGACGGCGAGGGTGGCGGTGGTGTATTACCTGTGCCGCAACCAACACCTGGAGCATCCACACTTCATGGAGGTGCCCCTCGCCTCCCCACAAGGCCTCTACCTGCGAG ATGTGATGAGCCGATTGGATGCCCTGAGAGGGAAGGGCATGGCAGCCAAGTATTCCTGGTCCTGCAAAAG GAGATACAAGAATGGATTTGTGTGGCATGACCTGTCCGAGGGGGATCTGCTGCTGCCCTCACAAGGCACCGAGTACGTCCTCAAGGGCTCCGAGCTCCAACTTGACCAGTCGACACCAG ATCACCAGCAGGATAGTAGTGCAAACAATGCAAAGGTTCAGCTTCCCAAGCCAGCTCAGCAGCAAGAGTCACCTCGTTCTACTGGAACAAATCAAGGGTGGCCTTCAACGTGTCCATCTCCTGCTCCTACtactgaacctgctgttgcagtcgTCAAAGAAGAGGCAGTACCACTGTCGCCTCCTCGTGTTGCTGTTGTTTCAGCCACCAAAAAGATATTGCCACCACCAGCTCCCCAACCAGCATTGCTGTCACCACCATCTGCTTCCACCATCGGGTACGACGAGCAATGCAGAATGCCACATTCAGGCTCCTCAAGCGACTCGTCCCCCAAGGCGAGCATGCCGTCCTCAGGCGCAAGCTCACCTGGCCTCAACAATCAGGCAGCAGCGCACGATGCAGCCACACAGACAGATGATAAAGCGAGGCGGGACAGCACAAAGCATCAACAGGGACAAGACACGGCAGGAGTAACCCCGGAAAACCCAGAAATCGTCTGCGAGTCCCACTCCAAGCGTCGAGCTGCAGCGGAGCAACCTTCTGGTAGAAGGAGCGGTACGCTGCAGTCGCTGATAAGGgcggaagcagccggcaggaggaGAGGTCTGCTGGAGGAGGATGAAAGAACTGCCACGATCTCCGTCAGCGGCAGGCTGAAGCCGGCCAACCTGCTCATGTGCCTCATGACCTGCGGGCCGCACAACCCTGGCTCTGGCCTCGTTCGGACCTCCAATAAGCAGCGGTTCACGAGGCTCGAGTACCCGTCGTCATCTCCAGAACTGTACCCTCTTGGCGAGCTGAAGCCTGGGACTACTAGTGCGTTCACCGCCGGAGGTTCAGAGACAGAGAATTCCGCGAGTAACCGGCTCGACAGTGCTTCGGGCAAGCTTAAACCCTCTTCGTCTCGCGGTCACCAGGATGG AGTCTGCGAGGAAGCACACCCGTCGAAATGGGACTCGGCTAACCCGTCCAGGAGCGCGAGCAACAATACTTTTAAGGCCGTGTCGTTCCACGATGAAAATGAGAAAGGGgtcaaaatggaagaaaggcagtAG
- the LOC127314342 gene encoding probable adenylate kinase 7, mitochondrial: MAGLMRLAGAARSLSRALAPAARHHRTLASSAAALAEDECWSEWEEEEEEARRQRARASAPAAESFPAGGGPAGVQWVVMGRPGPQKHAHAARLAEVLAVPYISMGTLVRQELSPTSSLYKKIANSVNEGKLVPEDIIFGLLTKRLEDGYNKGETGFILDGIPRTRMQAEILDEIVDIDLVLNFKCADNCFMKRRSGGDICTHCGQLFDASSTVSRERNLSLGSPTWHGQAQPASIVGLENPRLEKMRAYAEQAKQLEDYYKKHRKLVELKTSARPGETWQGLVSALQLQHLDPSPTPHKLTA, encoded by the exons ATGGCCGGCCTCATGCGGCTCGCCGGCGCCGCCCGATCCCTCTCCCGCGCGCTGGCCCCGGCCGCGCGGCACCACCGGACGCTCGCGTCCTCGGCGGCCGCCCTGGCCGAGGACGAGTGCTGGTCCgagtgggaggaggaggaggaggaggcgcggcGCCAGCGGGCCCGCGCGTCCGCGCCCGCCGCGGAGTCCTTCCCGGCCGGCGGCGGGCCCGCGGGCGTGCAGTGGGTGGTCATGGGCCGCCCCGGCCCGCAGAAGCACGCCCACGCCGCGCGCCTCGCCGAGGTGCTCGCCGTGCCCTACATCTCCATGGGCACGCTCGTCCGGCAGGAGCTCAGCCCCACCTCCTCGCTCTACAAGAAG ATTGCTAATTCGGTGAATGAAGGGAAGCTTGTACCCGAGGATATCATATTCGGATTGCTGACAAAGCGTCTCGAGGACGGATACAACAAGGGTGAAACTGGATTCATCCTCGATGGAATCCCACGCACTCGTATGCAAGCT GAGATTCTTGATGAGATCGTGGATATCGACTTGGTTCTGAACTTCAAATGTGCTGATAACTGTTTCATGAAGAGGCGTTCTGGGGGTGACATCTGTACCCATTGTGGCCAGCTTTTTGATGCCAGCAGTACGGTTTCTAGGGAGCGTAATCTCTCCCTTGGAAGCCCGACTTGGCATGGTCAGGCACAACCTGCTTCTATAGTAGGCCTGGAGAACCCAAGGTTGGAGAAGATGCGTGCTTATGCTGAGCAG GCCAAGCAGCTGGAAGATTACTACAAGAAACACAGAAAGCTTGTGGAGTTGAAGACATCAGCTCGCCCTGGGGAAACCTGGCAGGGGCTCGTCAGCGCCTTGCAGCTCCAGCATCTAGACCCATCCCCAACACCACACAAACTCACCGCGTAA
- the LOC127314343 gene encoding uncharacterized protein isoform X1 yields the protein MSEEPLNRMEGTARRRASPAGIRTRPARVEPEPPPTKRYEIGTARVAVVYYLCRNQHLEHPHFMEVPLASPQGLYLRDVMSRLDALRGKGMAAKYSWSCKRRYKNGFVWHDLSEGDLLLPSQGTEYVLKGSELQLDQSTPVSDHQQDSSANNAKVQLPKPAQQQESPRSTGTNQGWPSTCPSPAPTTEPAVAVVKEEAVPLSPPRVAVVSATKKILPPPAPQPALLSPPSASTIGYDEQCRMPHSGSSSDSSPKASMPSSGASSPGLNNQAAAHDAATQTDDKARRDSTKHQQGQDTAGVTPENPEIVCESHSKRRAAAEQPSGRRSGTLQSLIRAEAAGRRRGLLEEDERTATISVSGRLKPANLLMCLMTCGPHNPGSGLVRTSNKQRFTRLEYPSSSPELYPLGELKPGTTSAFTAGGSETENSASNRLDSASGKLKPSSSRGHQDGVCEEAHPSKWDSANPSRSASNNTFKAVSFHDENEKGVKMEERQ from the exons ATGTCGGAGGAGCCACTGAACAGAATGGAGGGGACAGCCAGACGGCGTGCCAGCCCAGCCGGGATACGTACCAGGCCTGCCAGGGTGGAGCCGGAGCCGCCGCCAACCAAGAGGTACGAGATAGGGACGGCGAGGGTGGCGGTGGTGTATTACCTGTGCCGCAACCAACACCTGGAGCATCCACACTTCATGGAGGTGCCCCTCGCCTCCCCACAAGGCCTCTACCTGCGAG ATGTGATGAGCCGATTGGATGCCCTGAGAGGGAAGGGCATGGCAGCCAAGTATTCCTGGTCCTGCAAAAG GAGATACAAGAATGGATTTGTGTGGCATGACCTGTCCGAGGGGGATCTGCTGCTGCCCTCACAAGGCACCGAGTACGTCCTCAAGGGCTCCGAGCTCCAACTTGACCAGTCGACACCAG TTTCAGATCACCAGCAGGATAGTAGTGCAAACAATGCAAAGGTTCAGCTTCCCAAGCCAGCTCAGCAGCAAGAGTCACCTCGTTCTACTGGAACAAATCAAGGGTGGCCTTCAACGTGTCCATCTCCTGCTCCTACtactgaacctgctgttgcagtcgTCAAAGAAGAGGCAGTACCACTGTCGCCTCCTCGTGTTGCTGTTGTTTCAGCCACCAAAAAGATATTGCCACCACCAGCTCCCCAACCAGCATTGCTGTCACCACCATCTGCTTCCACCATCGGGTACGACGAGCAATGCAGAATGCCACATTCAGGCTCCTCAAGCGACTCGTCCCCCAAGGCGAGCATGCCGTCCTCAGGCGCAAGCTCACCTGGCCTCAACAATCAGGCAGCAGCGCACGATGCAGCCACACAGACAGATGATAAAGCGAGGCGGGACAGCACAAAGCATCAACAGGGACAAGACACGGCAGGAGTAACCCCGGAAAACCCAGAAATCGTCTGCGAGTCCCACTCCAAGCGTCGAGCTGCAGCGGAGCAACCTTCTGGTAGAAGGAGCGGTACGCTGCAGTCGCTGATAAGGgcggaagcagccggcaggaggaGAGGTCTGCTGGAGGAGGATGAAAGAACTGCCACGATCTCCGTCAGCGGCAGGCTGAAGCCGGCCAACCTGCTCATGTGCCTCATGACCTGCGGGCCGCACAACCCTGGCTCTGGCCTCGTTCGGACCTCCAATAAGCAGCGGTTCACGAGGCTCGAGTACCCGTCGTCATCTCCAGAACTGTACCCTCTTGGCGAGCTGAAGCCTGGGACTACTAGTGCGTTCACCGCCGGAGGTTCAGAGACAGAGAATTCCGCGAGTAACCGGCTCGACAGTGCTTCGGGCAAGCTTAAACCCTCTTCGTCTCGCGGTCACCAGGATGG AGTCTGCGAGGAAGCACACCCGTCGAAATGGGACTCGGCTAACCCGTCCAGGAGCGCGAGCAACAATACTTTTAAGGCCGTGTCGTTCCACGATGAAAATGAGAAAGGGgtcaaaatggaagaaaggcagtAG